A section of the Veillonella criceti genome encodes:
- a CDS encoding alanine/glycine:cation symporter family protein produces MDAFNSLVGTITGFLWDYIIIIYLVAAGFWFSLSTGFIQIRHLKEMVRLLGEGVGTKTNGNRISSFQAFCVSSASRVGVGNIAGIAIAVVLGGPGAVFWMWFIAFLGAATGFVESTLAQIYKVPSKKGGFHGGPAYYIKQGLKSPVFAFIFAVLISVTYGLIYNSVQANTLASALQTVQIDLQYTAIAVTILTALVIFGGIARVARLSEWLVPIMAGVYILTAIYIVLVNITELPNVFYAIFTKAFTFDAASGGFFGAAIMNGIKRGLFSNEAGEGSVPNAAATADVSHPVKQGLIQSFGVFVDTFLVCTASAFIVLVSGNYESSNLTGIALVQHDLAMQLGDWAPGVMAIFIFMFAFSSIVGNYYYGEINIAHLTKNTLYLHIFRIFVVIMVYFGSIASLNLVWNLADLFMAFMVLTNLTAILLLAKQSKVAMFDYFKQKKAGIVEPTFDRSTLPNQEGIVWWHKDAKHEDA; encoded by the coding sequence ATGGACGCGTTCAACTCTCTCGTCGGAACCATAACAGGCTTTCTCTGGGACTACATTATCATTATCTACCTAGTAGCCGCTGGTTTTTGGTTCTCTCTCTCCACTGGTTTCATCCAAATCCGACACCTTAAAGAAATGGTACGACTCTTAGGTGAAGGGGTAGGTACCAAAACCAATGGCAATCGTATTTCCTCTTTCCAGGCCTTTTGCGTAAGCTCAGCCTCTCGCGTGGGTGTTGGTAATATTGCAGGCATCGCTATCGCTGTCGTACTTGGTGGTCCAGGCGCTGTTTTCTGGATGTGGTTTATTGCCTTTTTAGGCGCGGCAACTGGCTTCGTTGAAAGTACCTTAGCCCAGATTTATAAAGTCCCTTCTAAAAAAGGTGGCTTCCATGGTGGCCCAGCCTACTATATCAAACAAGGTCTAAAAAGCCCTGTATTTGCTTTCATTTTTGCCGTACTCATCAGTGTTACTTACGGTCTTATCTACAATTCCGTACAAGCTAATACACTGGCTAGTGCCCTTCAGACCGTGCAAATTGATCTTCAATATACCGCCATTGCCGTAACTATTTTAACAGCCCTTGTTATCTTTGGTGGAATTGCTCGTGTAGCCCGCCTCAGTGAATGGCTAGTCCCTATAATGGCCGGCGTATATATCTTAACAGCTATCTATATTGTACTCGTTAACATTACGGAATTACCTAATGTATTTTATGCTATTTTCACTAAAGCCTTCACCTTTGATGCTGCATCCGGTGGTTTCTTTGGGGCCGCCATTATGAATGGTATTAAACGTGGCTTATTCTCCAATGAAGCTGGGGAAGGGTCCGTACCAAATGCAGCAGCCACAGCGGATGTGAGTCACCCGGTTAAACAAGGTCTTATCCAAAGTTTTGGTGTATTTGTTGATACCTTCTTAGTATGTACGGCCTCTGCATTTATCGTACTCGTATCAGGTAACTACGAAAGCTCTAACCTTACTGGTATCGCCCTTGTACAGCATGACCTCGCTATGCAACTTGGCGATTGGGCGCCTGGCGTTATGGCTATTTTCATCTTCATGTTCGCCTTCTCTTCTATCGTAGGTAACTACTACTATGGTGAAATTAACATTGCTCATTTAACTAAAAACACGTTATACCTCCATATCTTCCGCATTTTTGTAGTTATTATGGTATATTTTGGCTCTATTGCATCCTTAAATCTAGTATGGAACTTGGCCGATTTATTCATGGCCTTCATGGTTCTTACTAACTTAACTGCTATTCTGTTACTCGCCAAGCAAAGCAAAGTAGCTATGTTTGACTATTTTAAACAGAAAAAAGCGGGGATTGTAGAACCAACCTTCGATCGTAGCACCTTACCTAATCAAGAAGGCATCGTTTGGTGGCATAAAGATGCTAAACATGAAGATGCTTAA
- the recR gene encoding recombination mediator RecR — MTNPLERLVEELRRLPGIGAKSARRLAYHLVELPNEEVEALVATIVQAKEATKRCSVCFNLSAQDPCEYCANNNRDHSVICVVETSRDVIAIERSGDYKGVYHVLEGALSPLEGIGVEDIRIKELLDRLRDETVTEVILATDPDPEGEATALYLARLLKPIGIKVTRIARGVPVGGDIEYADELTIGGAVMNRREM, encoded by the coding sequence ATGACGAATCCTTTAGAACGGTTAGTAGAAGAATTGCGCCGGTTGCCTGGCATTGGTGCTAAATCGGCTCGCCGTTTGGCGTATCATTTAGTGGAGCTTCCAAATGAAGAGGTGGAGGCTTTAGTGGCAACGATTGTGCAGGCTAAAGAGGCGACTAAACGCTGTTCTGTTTGTTTTAATTTATCGGCGCAAGATCCTTGTGAATACTGTGCCAACAATAATCGAGATCACAGTGTTATTTGCGTGGTGGAAACTTCGCGTGATGTGATTGCTATTGAACGTAGTGGTGATTATAAGGGCGTATACCATGTGCTAGAGGGGGCTTTATCACCGTTAGAAGGCATTGGGGTAGAAGATATCCGTATAAAAGAACTCTTAGACCGTTTGCGTGACGAAACAGTAACCGAGGTTATTTTGGCTACCGATCCTGATCCTGAAGGCGAAGCAACGGCTCTTTATTTGGCACGATTATTGAAGCCGATTGGTATAAAAGTAACGCGTATTGCTCGCGGGGTACCAGTTGGTGGCGATATTGAATACGCAGATGAGTTAACTATCGGTGGCGCTGTTATGAACCGCCGAGAAATGTGA
- the dnaX gene encoding DNA polymerase III subunit gamma/tau: protein MSYVALYRKWRPQTFTDVVGQKQVSETLMRAIREDKVAHAYLFSGPRGTGKTSVAKIFARAINCEKGPTDHPCNECTSCKQILNGQSMDVLEIDAASNRGIDEIRSLRESVKFLPVEGRKKIFIIDEAHMLTNEAWNALLKTIEEPPPHIMFIFATTEVDKLPVTILSRCQRYTFRRITADDIAEHLLHVAAESQIQLTPEAAQLIAIHADGGLRDALSILDQCSGMATDQITSETVESMIGLVGKEWIMTFLDYLRQGDGASVLVACKKALSEGRDSKQIIEALIQHVRALVIEKVLPTAEELALYAPFKEKFSAQASVFSVEDLNYYVKELQQILNDAKRVDNPRIVIEMGLLGICARVQVSEDDVMERLAAVESRLDSADSQWSVRLAQLESQPTVTVAAPIQGMNTATSAGVSTTATVGTVPPGSAPSPVHVTPGMVPPPGTKPPKRSVRPTKSSSVATAVGPAVSEAHKGGATKSKGPISSVEDKSVVFGQRIVNPKTYGKIKSDMLNYASSRSWNLVSGFYKNAELIYVDEERVVFLFSQAPLVAIAGHSDRLYEVEQSMDQALGYSVRVQLFSKVDPEAKQYWQAAKDVAMGVASQSTPPKAPVTPASDRPSPSIQSVGPSKTESVSVKPISKPVSEAVVDDFGTGAMEIPPPPIDEFDSVEPVVDDFGATAVSPANHSPVNSDVASELGEKKKTLTATNLQSLPKWDPNHCRPEELENPLLIGALAHAAAEGNDIYVEIVPDDEEES from the coding sequence ATGAGTTATGTAGCGTTGTATCGTAAGTGGCGACCTCAGACATTTACGGATGTAGTAGGGCAAAAGCAAGTGAGTGAAACTTTGATGCGAGCGATTCGTGAAGATAAAGTGGCTCATGCTTACCTCTTTTCAGGACCCCGTGGAACAGGGAAAACCAGTGTGGCCAAGATTTTTGCCCGGGCTATTAATTGTGAAAAAGGACCAACTGATCATCCGTGTAATGAATGTACTTCGTGCAAGCAGATTTTAAATGGTCAATCTATGGATGTATTAGAAATTGATGCGGCGTCTAATCGTGGTATTGATGAAATTCGGTCTTTACGAGAAAGTGTTAAATTTCTGCCAGTAGAAGGTCGCAAGAAAATTTTTATTATTGATGAAGCGCACATGTTGACGAATGAAGCATGGAATGCGCTACTTAAAACGATTGAAGAACCACCACCCCATATTATGTTTATCTTTGCTACAACAGAAGTAGATAAACTACCAGTTACCATTTTGTCGCGTTGTCAGCGGTATACATTCCGCCGTATTACGGCGGATGATATTGCGGAACATCTGCTTCATGTGGCTGCAGAAAGTCAGATTCAGTTAACGCCTGAAGCGGCACAGTTAATTGCCATTCATGCTGATGGGGGTCTGCGTGATGCATTGAGTATCCTAGATCAATGTTCTGGGATGGCTACGGATCAGATTACGTCAGAAACAGTAGAGTCTATGATTGGTCTAGTCGGCAAAGAGTGGATTATGACGTTCTTAGATTATTTGCGTCAAGGTGATGGTGCATCTGTATTAGTGGCATGTAAAAAGGCACTTAGCGAAGGACGCGATAGTAAGCAAATTATTGAGGCCTTGATTCAACATGTGAGAGCGTTAGTAATAGAGAAAGTGTTGCCTACGGCTGAAGAATTGGCCTTGTATGCGCCGTTTAAAGAGAAATTTAGTGCACAAGCCTCTGTATTTTCAGTGGAGGATTTAAATTATTATGTTAAAGAATTACAACAGATTTTAAATGATGCTAAGCGAGTAGATAATCCGCGGATTGTTATCGAGATGGGGTTGCTTGGTATTTGTGCCCGAGTACAAGTCAGCGAAGATGATGTGATGGAACGCTTAGCTGCTGTAGAGAGTCGGTTAGATTCGGCTGATAGTCAATGGAGTGTGCGGTTAGCGCAGTTAGAAAGTCAGCCAACGGTTACGGTGGCCGCTCCTATACAGGGGATGAATACGGCTACTTCTGCGGGAGTCAGTACCACTGCGACAGTGGGTACTGTTCCGCCAGGGTCTGCGCCTTCACCAGTCCATGTAACGCCTGGTATGGTGCCACCACCAGGGACTAAACCGCCAAAACGGTCAGTGCGCCCTACAAAATCTAGTAGTGTAGCTACCGCAGTAGGGCCGGCTGTTTCAGAGGCTCATAAAGGGGGCGCTACTAAGTCAAAAGGTCCGATTTCGTCTGTTGAGGATAAAAGTGTTGTATTTGGACAACGTATCGTAAATCCTAAAACTTATGGTAAAATAAAATCGGATATGCTAAATTATGCTTCGAGCCGTTCTTGGAATTTGGTAAGTGGATTTTATAAAAATGCTGAACTGATTTATGTGGATGAGGAGCGTGTCGTTTTTCTCTTTTCACAGGCTCCGCTTGTGGCTATCGCTGGTCATTCGGACCGATTGTATGAAGTGGAGCAAAGCATGGATCAAGCATTAGGCTATTCCGTGCGCGTGCAGTTGTTTAGTAAAGTCGATCCAGAGGCTAAGCAGTACTGGCAGGCTGCTAAAGACGTAGCAATGGGTGTAGCCAGTCAAAGTACACCGCCTAAGGCGCCGGTAACACCTGCATCAGATAGGCCGTCGCCGTCAATCCAATCGGTAGGGCCCTCAAAGACTGAATCAGTGAGTGTTAAGCCTATCAGTAAACCTGTTTCAGAAGCTGTGGTTGATGATTTTGGCACTGGTGCTATGGAGATACCGCCACCACCAATTGATGAATTTGATTCAGTAGAACCAGTGGTTGATGACTTTGGGGCTACGGCTGTTTCACCAGCTAATCATTCACCGGTAAATTCGGATGTGGCTAGTGAATTGGGTGAAAAAAAAAAGACCTTAACAGCCACGAATTTACAGAGTCTACCAAAATGGGATCCTAACCATTGTAGACCTGAAGAATTAGAAAATCCATTGCTCATAGGGGCGTTAGCTCATGCAGCGGCTGAGGGTAATGATATTTATGTAGAAATTGTACCAGATGATGAAGAAGAATCTTAA
- a CDS encoding 3'-5' exonuclease, whose translation MEQLNEAQQRVVTTLDKNILLLASAGTGKTNTLAHRVAHILRSGAAKGDEILCMTFTNKACREMKDRILTMAGSVAKAVEVSTFHSFCYKVLQEESKRNDTLYMDMSIYDEVDCQELLAPWLPIGMREPVFMNLISHVKEYRSLWGYYTDEPSEDYRMTVDRLFIDERETMERFFNGLTMSTLADFREIGYETLVAYEEALANVHGVDFTDLITQVHRLFQDETIRERWRSRYAYISVDEMQDTSDLEAEVMKLLWQGNHILLCGDYFQTIYEWRGSNPERLLADYKREFNPEVIVFYENYRANRQLFNASFAVLKRMFPRLIDEFYEKTPFAATNEEGEPIIVHKSPTEWKEGAYIFDTIQTLPKNASIGVLVRGNKQAQYLSGLFSRCNDNLPPAEQRQFMIIDEYKFFRRQEIKDVMAYFKLLLNPHDAISAKRIIKRYVKGIGEARIQQIESEAVRTMGLRLTDFLDMQIFESEPYDGLLKGLAAGNIIVYDVESTGTDTTKDEIIQIAAFKLNPDGSEGEVFERFIRPSKSVGDSELVHGFSDVYLAEHGEEATTVLAEFKEFTNNAIIVGHNVNYDISIFTSELHRHNLGDPQFAGVYDTLDIYRRFYPRLANHKLGFLSETFPIHYTPTHNAMDDIRATARLLLYAIKENIEPTADQRRALISNFKNAFATMASQMATLRRKIATDKPSELLAYIMNDMGVLVHYNERKEHERVEYIRDLYRLMVDLEGQDKHLAGREYLQRMLEQAALTAGEPDQRLKNSERIPIITVHQAKGSEFDYVFLAGLRDGVFPSFLALKEGKLSEERRLFYVAITRAKQRLFISYATTNERGKPCKASEFLQYLPNDVVWE comes from the coding sequence ATGGAGCAGTTAAATGAAGCCCAACAGCGTGTAGTAACAACGTTGGACAAGAATATACTGTTATTGGCCTCAGCTGGCACTGGAAAAACAAATACCTTGGCTCACCGGGTGGCGCATATTTTACGAAGTGGCGCAGCGAAGGGCGATGAAATTCTTTGCATGACATTTACTAATAAGGCATGTCGTGAGATGAAGGATCGCATTCTTACCATGGCGGGGTCAGTGGCTAAAGCTGTGGAGGTTAGTACCTTTCACAGCTTTTGTTATAAAGTGCTACAAGAGGAAAGTAAGCGCAATGATACGCTGTATATGGATATGTCCATTTATGATGAAGTGGATTGTCAAGAACTATTAGCTCCGTGGCTACCTATTGGCATGCGTGAACCTGTCTTTATGAATTTAATTAGCCATGTGAAAGAATATCGGTCATTATGGGGCTATTATACGGACGAACCGTCTGAAGATTATCGCATGACCGTTGATCGTTTATTTATAGATGAGCGGGAGACGATGGAACGCTTTTTCAATGGTCTTACGATGAGTACGCTCGCTGATTTTCGTGAAATAGGTTATGAAACGCTAGTTGCTTATGAAGAAGCTTTAGCGAATGTGCATGGTGTAGATTTTACTGATTTAATTACACAGGTTCATCGTTTATTTCAAGATGAAACAATTCGTGAACGGTGGCGTAGTCGTTACGCTTATATTTCAGTTGATGAAATGCAGGATACAAGTGATTTAGAGGCGGAAGTGATGAAGCTCCTTTGGCAAGGTAATCATATTTTGCTTTGTGGTGATTATTTTCAAACCATTTATGAATGGCGTGGTTCGAATCCTGAACGTTTATTAGCTGATTATAAACGAGAGTTTAATCCAGAAGTGATTGTCTTCTATGAAAATTATCGAGCAAATCGACAATTATTTAATGCGTCATTTGCCGTATTGAAACGCATGTTTCCACGATTAATTGATGAATTTTATGAAAAGACGCCCTTTGCCGCGACTAACGAAGAAGGCGAGCCAATTATTGTGCATAAGTCTCCTACAGAGTGGAAAGAAGGGGCTTATATTTTTGACACCATTCAAACTTTACCTAAAAATGCCAGTATTGGCGTCTTGGTGCGAGGAAATAAACAGGCTCAGTATTTGAGCGGTTTATTTAGTCGTTGCAATGATAATTTACCACCAGCCGAACAACGTCAATTTATGATTATTGATGAATATAAATTCTTTCGCCGGCAAGAAATTAAAGATGTAATGGCTTATTTTAAATTGCTTTTAAATCCTCATGATGCTATTAGTGCTAAACGCATAATTAAGCGCTATGTAAAAGGTATTGGTGAGGCTAGGATTCAGCAAATTGAAAGTGAAGCAGTTCGTACTATGGGCCTTCGCCTTACTGATTTTTTAGATATGCAAATCTTTGAAAGTGAACCCTACGATGGTCTTTTGAAAGGCCTAGCAGCGGGCAATATTATTGTGTACGATGTGGAAAGCACCGGTACGGATACAACAAAGGATGAGATTATTCAAATAGCAGCCTTTAAACTGAATCCTGATGGGTCAGAAGGGGAGGTATTTGAACGCTTTATTCGTCCTAGTAAATCCGTAGGTGATTCTGAGCTGGTTCATGGTTTTAGTGATGTTTATTTAGCTGAACATGGTGAAGAGGCTACGACCGTACTAGCTGAGTTTAAAGAATTTACTAACAATGCCATTATTGTTGGGCATAATGTTAATTATGATATTAGCATTTTTACCAGTGAGCTTCATCGCCATAATTTAGGAGATCCTCAATTTGCTGGTGTTTATGATACTTTAGATATATATCGTCGCTTTTATCCGCGTTTAGCTAATCATAAATTAGGCTTTTTAAGTGAAACGTTCCCGATTCACTACACGCCAACGCATAATGCTATGGATGATATTCGAGCAACGGCTCGATTATTACTATATGCTATTAAAGAAAATATTGAGCCTACGGCCGATCAAAGACGTGCTTTAATTAGTAATTTTAAAAATGCCTTTGCTACGATGGCTTCGCAAATGGCTACATTACGTCGCAAAATAGCAACGGATAAGCCGTCTGAATTATTGGCGTATATTATGAATGATATGGGTGTGTTGGTGCACTATAATGAACGTAAAGAACATGAGCGCGTTGAGTATATTCGAGACTTATATCGACTTATGGTGGATTTAGAAGGCCAAGACAAGCACTTGGCAGGGCGTGAATATTTACAGCGCATGTTAGAACAAGCAGCGTTAACGGCCGGTGAACCAGATCAGCGCTTGAAAAATAGTGAACGAATTCCGATTATTACCGTACATCAGGCTAAAGGCAGTGAGTTTGATTATGTTTTTTTAGCAGGCTTACGAGACGGTGTATTCCCTAGTTTCTTAGCTTTAAAAGAAGGTAAATTGTCGGAAGAACGACGTCTGTTCTATGTAGCGATTACTAGAGCGAAACAACGTCTATTTATCTCCTATGCTACGACTAATGAGCGGGGGAAGCCTTGCAAAGCGAGTGAATTTTTGCAATATTTACCTAATGATGTTGTATGGGAATAA
- a CDS encoding basic amino acid ABC transporter substrate-binding protein: MFNSLKKLASKKVVVTLTAALLTAGLIAGCGSSTGSDSQEKVLKVGAETTFPPFEFTEGDKYVGFDIDLADAVAKKMGYKMEFKSMGFDALIPALQSKDIDMIASGLSATPEREKAVLFSTPYFDKGGFVAIVKKGDTATGMNDLAGKRIVVQIGSVALDVAEKIPNAQVKSVDSNSQLFNELNAGTADAIVLDNAVALYYLKQGADADAKIIGDPVDPEPFVWAFRKDDKQLKEKADKALEELKADGTYDKIYEKWFGAAKK, encoded by the coding sequence ATGTTTAATAGTCTAAAAAAATTAGCAAGCAAAAAAGTAGTGGTAACACTGACAGCGGCTCTATTAACCGCTGGTTTAATTGCTGGTTGCGGTAGTAGCACCGGTAGTGATTCACAAGAAAAAGTTCTTAAAGTAGGGGCCGAAACAACCTTCCCTCCTTTTGAATTCACCGAAGGGGATAAATATGTAGGCTTTGACATTGACTTAGCTGATGCAGTCGCTAAAAAAATGGGCTACAAAATGGAATTCAAAAGCATGGGCTTTGATGCGCTAATTCCTGCCTTACAAAGTAAAGATATTGATATGATTGCCTCTGGTTTAAGCGCTACACCAGAACGTGAAAAAGCCGTATTATTCAGTACACCATACTTTGACAAGGGTGGCTTCGTAGCCATTGTCAAAAAAGGTGATACAGCTACTGGTATGAATGACTTAGCAGGCAAACGCATCGTTGTCCAAATTGGTAGTGTTGCTTTAGATGTAGCTGAAAAAATCCCTAATGCACAAGTTAAATCTGTAGATAGCAACTCTCAATTATTCAATGAATTAAACGCAGGCACAGCTGATGCTATCGTCCTTGATAATGCTGTTGCACTTTACTACTTAAAACAAGGTGCCGATGCCGATGCTAAAATTATTGGCGACCCAGTAGATCCAGAACCATTTGTATGGGCCTTCCGTAAAGATGACAAACAGCTAAAAGAAAAAGCTGACAAAGCATTAGAAGAATTAAAAGCTGACGGCACTTACGACAAAATCTATGAAAAATGGTTTGGCGCTGCAAAAAAATAA
- a CDS encoding YbaB/EbfC family nucleoid-associated protein, with translation MFGKGMPNMGNMQGMMKKVQKMQADMQKMQEELKTKTVDASVGGGAVSIVMNGEKVVQSVKIDPSVVDTDDMEMLEDLVLSAVNAAGQKVDDMMAQEMSKVTGGMKLPGMF, from the coding sequence ATGTTCGGTAAAGGTATGCCAAATATGGGCAATATGCAAGGTATGATGAAAAAAGTGCAGAAAATGCAAGCAGATATGCAGAAAATGCAGGAAGAATTAAAAACGAAAACAGTAGACGCATCTGTTGGTGGTGGCGCTGTTAGTATCGTTATGAATGGTGAAAAAGTAGTACAATCTGTTAAAATTGATCCATCCGTAGTTGATACAGATGATATGGAAATGCTAGAAGATTTAGTATTATCAGCAGTTAATGCAGCTGGTCAAAAAGTAGATGACATGATGGCGCAAGAAATGAGCAAAGTAACTGGTGGTATGAAATTACCAGGGATGTTCTAA
- a CDS encoding DASS family sodium-coupled anion symporter: MGKWIKSICCVLVVLLFWLIPAPEGLAVATWRVLGLYLGTVLGIVLRPFPEPVILIISMSVLSTVYLQLKDALSAFSSSTSWLILTAFVIGHCFVITGLGKRIAYFLIDKFGHTTLRLGYVSTLTDFILSPAIPSNTARSGGLVYPIFQNLAYTLDSYPDKNPKRVGAFFMSLLYQNSLTTGTLFVTSGAIMPMMIHLSNTIMGADITWLGWAQAMLVPGCICLLLTPYIVYRINTPELKSIDNKALAKAGREEIGPMSTKEKLLALYFVLAIIGWVTGGMTKIPTAAVAIAFLAISMITNVISWTQVMDVKSGWSTFVWYSGIMGISDALTKGGFFLWLGDWFHNNLDLHIFPPLVALALLLVLTMLIRYFFASTIAYVVTLVPVIFTLGQVFGLPAIPLLLLVAASAQLASLLTHYGNAVGPLLFGAGYVAEGRWWLTGHVIAFYSMAVYFVVGLAWWHVLGLW, translated from the coding sequence ATGGGTAAGTGGATAAAAAGCATATGTTGTGTTTTAGTGGTGCTATTATTTTGGCTAATACCAGCGCCAGAAGGTCTAGCAGTAGCAACTTGGCGTGTATTGGGCTTATATTTAGGTACGGTTTTAGGTATAGTGTTGCGACCTTTTCCAGAACCTGTTATTTTGATTATCAGTATGTCAGTATTATCTACCGTCTATTTACAATTAAAAGATGCGTTAAGTGCGTTTAGTAGCAGTACATCTTGGCTTATTTTAACGGCCTTTGTCATAGGGCATTGCTTTGTAATTACGGGGCTTGGTAAACGCATTGCATATTTTTTGATTGATAAGTTTGGGCATACCACATTGCGTTTAGGCTATGTGTCAACATTAACAGATTTTATTTTATCACCGGCGATTCCGTCTAATACAGCTCGTTCAGGCGGTTTAGTGTATCCTATTTTTCAAAATCTAGCATATACATTAGACTCGTATCCAGATAAAAATCCTAAACGTGTGGGCGCCTTCTTTATGAGTTTATTGTACCAGAATAGCTTGACCACAGGGACTTTATTTGTTACCTCTGGCGCTATTATGCCGATGATGATTCATTTGTCAAATACGATTATGGGGGCTGATATTACTTGGCTTGGTTGGGCACAGGCTATGTTAGTACCAGGGTGTATTTGTTTATTACTTACGCCATATATTGTATATCGTATTAATACGCCAGAGTTAAAATCGATTGATAATAAAGCCTTAGCTAAAGCGGGGCGTGAAGAAATTGGCCCTATGTCAACTAAAGAGAAGTTATTGGCTTTATACTTTGTGCTTGCTATCATTGGTTGGGTAACGGGGGGCATGACTAAGATTCCTACGGCAGCCGTAGCGATTGCCTTTTTAGCGATTTCAATGATTACCAATGTTATATCTTGGACTCAAGTAATGGATGTAAAAAGTGGTTGGAGTACTTTTGTATGGTATTCAGGAATTATGGGGATATCCGATGCATTGACTAAAGGTGGTTTCTTCTTATGGTTAGGCGATTGGTTCCATAATAATTTGGATTTGCATATTTTTCCGCCACTAGTTGCGCTGGCATTATTATTGGTTCTAACTATGTTAATTCGCTATTTCTTTGCCTCAACGATTGCTTATGTAGTCACCTTGGTGCCTGTTATTTTCACATTGGGGCAAGTCTTTGGTTTACCAGCGATTCCACTATTGTTATTAGTTGCTGCATCAGCACAATTAGCAAGTTTATTGACTCATTATGGGAATGCAGTGGGACCTTTGCTGTTTGGTGCCGGTTATGTGGCTGAAGGTCGTTGGTGGTTAACTGGTCATGTGATAGCGTTTTATTCTATGGCTGTTTATTTTGTAGTAGGGCTAGCTTGGTGGCATGTACTAGGCCTTTGGTAA